A portion of the Paenibacillus marchantiae genome contains these proteins:
- a CDS encoding transglutaminase domain-containing protein encodes MTSQTLVFSMDAQSLERIEQKFQEKLNFADTCKDKLFHVFQQPLTEEEAWALKYVYAYMPVNDLADYDGELFLSHVRRALDIRKRVPWGERVPDHLFLHFVLPYRINTENIEDFRGIIFDELADRTAKLSMADAILETNYWCHEKATYIGSDLRTISPLTMIRNARGRCGEESTLAVAALRSIGIPARQVYTPRWAHCDSNHAWVEAWADGQWYYIGACEPEAGLNQGWFSPPARRAMLINTRIFADYPGPEDITLSEKGYTEINLLENYAPAHTICVKVINEQGAPVFEASVRFEVYNSAEFYPIAEIKTDAQGEASFKTGHGDLVIRAVSGGKWGEILFKAQEVAHVELVLNSLEQPSGILDFDMVPPPEGEGEVVASLPEEKILNHNRRLEEGTKIRSGYEDTFLSEEDAFALAHTTGLPPERVRDILQKARGNSREIAAFLEGRSGEFGEWPLQLLESMNEKDLIDTFRPTLDDHLIGSLSQRGQWAEETFVKYILCPRVSYEMMVPYRSVFQNAYSEEEAAAFREDPSKLVCKLEQSYSYYEDLPNLKGKGNPVGTYSLMKGDPQSLDFLFVAVCRSLGIPARLHPSEQKPQYLSDKGWEDAVFSLTSSRNQESSSWGMLQLLKDSEAREDVPSASYAENFSLARLEDGVYKTLIYPYGHTDIYSDPFEVEPGAYRLTTGIRLKDGTVRVRFIYCTVRAGDTTEVVLTYRETVVDIPVLGKLATGNELTRLDGSEVVLKDLLGAEGAIAAWIEPEREPTKHLIRELCELAEPLDKLGVPIVLVIGDTEWSTSFDSGAYPKLPIRTIFVRDSSYASLSGFISKPAAHEAGYPHLFVLDNQDQIRYSASGYKIGTGKEALQIAAAIFQSLNGSE; translated from the coding sequence TTGGAGCGGATCGAGCAGAAGTTCCAGGAGAAGTTAAACTTTGCAGATACCTGCAAAGATAAACTGTTTCATGTGTTTCAGCAGCCATTAACTGAAGAAGAGGCATGGGCTTTGAAATATGTGTATGCCTACATGCCAGTGAACGACCTGGCTGATTATGATGGGGAACTGTTCCTCAGTCATGTGCGTCGGGCACTGGACATTCGCAAGCGTGTGCCTTGGGGGGAGCGCGTACCAGATCATCTGTTTCTGCATTTTGTGCTTCCCTATCGAATCAATACAGAGAATATTGAAGATTTCCGTGGCATTATCTTTGACGAGTTGGCCGACCGGACAGCGAAGTTATCCATGGCGGATGCCATTTTGGAGACCAATTACTGGTGTCATGAAAAAGCGACTTATATTGGCAGTGATCTGCGAACGATATCGCCACTGACGATGATTCGAAATGCCCGCGGCCGCTGTGGAGAAGAATCCACGCTGGCGGTAGCCGCTCTTCGTAGCATCGGCATACCTGCCCGTCAGGTCTACACACCACGCTGGGCTCACTGTGACAGCAATCATGCTTGGGTAGAAGCCTGGGCGGACGGCCAATGGTATTACATTGGGGCATGCGAACCGGAAGCCGGATTGAATCAAGGATGGTTCAGTCCACCAGCCCGCAGGGCCATGCTGATTAATACGAGAATATTTGCCGACTATCCGGGACCGGAGGATATAACACTCTCCGAGAAGGGATATACGGAGATCAATTTACTGGAGAACTATGCGCCAGCGCATACCATCTGCGTGAAGGTGATAAATGAGCAGGGTGCGCCCGTGTTTGAAGCGAGTGTCCGCTTTGAGGTATACAATAGTGCTGAATTTTATCCGATCGCCGAAATCAAGACGGACGCACAAGGAGAAGCTTCCTTTAAGACAGGTCATGGCGACCTAGTGATTCGTGCGGTTAGTGGTGGCAAGTGGGGTGAAATTCTATTCAAAGCTCAGGAAGTCGCTCATGTTGAGCTCGTGTTGAATTCGTTAGAGCAGCCATCAGGGATCTTGGATTTTGATATGGTTCCTCCTCCGGAAGGGGAGGGAGAGGTAGTGGCTTCGTTACCAGAAGAGAAGATCCTGAATCACAACCGCCGCCTGGAAGAAGGTACGAAGATTCGGAGTGGATATGAGGATACATTCCTGAGTGAGGAAGATGCATTTGCATTGGCTCATACAACTGGACTGCCTCCGGAGCGCGTACGGGATATTCTACAGAAGGCACGGGGCAACAGCCGCGAAATCGCTGCTTTCCTAGAGGGGCGTTCCGGTGAATTTGGCGAGTGGCCACTACAGTTGCTGGAGTCGATGAACGAAAAAGATTTGATCGACACTTTTCGGCCGACACTGGACGATCATCTTATAGGTTCACTCTCGCAGCGTGGACAATGGGCAGAAGAGACGTTTGTGAAGTACATCCTGTGCCCAAGAGTCTCCTATGAAATGATGGTGCCTTATCGATCCGTATTCCAGAATGCTTATTCCGAGGAAGAAGCAGCGGCGTTCAGGGAAGATCCTTCGAAGCTTGTATGCAAGCTGGAACAGAGCTATTCGTATTATGAGGATCTCCCTAACCTGAAAGGTAAGGGAAACCCTGTAGGTACTTACAGCCTGATGAAAGGAGATCCACAGTCGCTCGATTTTCTGTTTGTCGCGGTGTGTCGCAGTTTGGGCATTCCGGCCCGATTGCATCCGAGCGAGCAGAAACCGCAGTATCTTAGTGACAAAGGCTGGGAGGATGCGGTGTTCAGTCTAACTTCTTCTCGAAATCAGGAGAGCTCAAGCTGGGGAATGCTGCAACTTCTCAAGGATTCAGAGGCTCGAGAGGATGTGCCGTCAGCATCCTATGCGGAGAATTTCTCGTTGGCCCGTCTGGAGGATGGCGTGTACAAAACGCTGATTTATCCATATGGTCACACCGATATCTATAGTGATCCATTTGAGGTTGAACCGGGAGCTTATCGCTTAACGACCGGTATTCGTCTGAAAGATGGAACGGTAAGAGTCCGCTTCATTTACTGCACCGTTCGCGCCGGAGACACCACAGAGGTAGTACTGACTTATCGCGAGACAGTGGTAGACATCCCTGTGCTGGGCAAACTGGCAACCGGCAATGAGTTGACTCGTCTGGATGGTTCAGAGGTGGTACTGAAGGATCTTTTGGGAGCTGAGGGGGCCATTGCTGCTTGGATTGAACCAGAACGGGAACCGACCAAACATCTGATTCGTGAGCTGTGTGAGCTGGCTGAGCCGTTGGATAAACTGGGCGTGCCGATCGTGCTGGTGATCGGAGATACAGAATGGAGCACCTCCTTTGACTCTGGGGCTTATCCGAAGCTGCCGATACGTACGATTTTTGTACGGGATTCCAGCTATGCGTCCTTGTCCGGTTTCATCTCGAAACCTGCCGCTCACGAAGCGGGCTATCCGCATCTGTTCGTGCTGGATAATCAGGATCAAATCCGATACTCGGCCTCTGGGTACAAGATCGGTACAGGCAAGGAAGCTCTGCAGATTGCTGCTGCGATATTTCAATCATTGAATGGATCGGAGTGA
- a CDS encoding glycoside hydrolase family 18 protein codes for MTKYIAAGYVVDSVLPDMTDEDLLKLTHLNVAFGHVKNDEITTEHLKNGEVIRNIKRKHPNLTVLLSVGGWSAGGFSEAASTQAGRDSMAASAVRVLEEYPFDGIDLDWEYPSYGEAGIASSRDDKRNFTLLLKTIRETLDAKGSEDGRHYLLTIAAGADQYYVDGTEMAEVQQYLDFVQLMTYDMRGGFQVLTGHHTNLYTPTGDLFRISTDASVNLFIRAGVPKEKIVIGAAFYSRIWTEVPNRNHGLHQMAGSTGGYGPAFAELEAKYINKNGYVRYWDEEACAPFLFNGSSLISYDDEESIQCKCDYVKDQGLAGIMFWEYGCDPTHRLLGAIHQGL; via the coding sequence ATGACGAAATATATTGCTGCTGGTTATGTCGTCGATTCTGTTCTTCCCGACATGACGGATGAGGATCTGTTGAAGTTGACCCATCTGAATGTAGCCTTTGGACATGTCAAGAATGATGAAATCACCACCGAGCATTTAAAAAACGGAGAGGTTATCCGTAATATTAAGCGGAAGCATCCGAATCTAACGGTGCTGCTGTCCGTTGGCGGATGGAGCGCTGGTGGTTTCTCTGAAGCCGCCTCAACCCAAGCGGGGAGGGACAGCATGGCCGCATCAGCGGTTAGGGTGCTGGAGGAGTACCCTTTTGACGGGATCGATTTGGACTGGGAGTATCCTTCTTACGGTGAAGCCGGTATCGCATCCAGTCGTGATGACAAAAGGAATTTCACCTTACTTCTCAAGACGATCCGGGAAACACTGGATGCCAAGGGCTCCGAGGATGGCCGTCATTATCTGCTCACCATTGCGGCAGGGGCTGATCAATACTACGTCGACGGTACAGAGATGGCTGAGGTGCAGCAGTACCTGGACTTTGTGCAGTTGATGACCTATGATATGCGCGGCGGTTTTCAGGTTCTGACCGGACATCATACGAATCTGTATACGCCAACCGGAGATCTGTTCCGAATTAGTACTGATGCTTCCGTGAACCTGTTCATCCGTGCTGGCGTTCCGAAGGAGAAGATCGTTATCGGCGCTGCGTTCTACTCACGGATCTGGACTGAGGTTCCTAACCGAAACCACGGTCTTCACCAAATGGCTGGTAGCACAGGCGGCTATGGTCCGGCATTTGCCGAACTGGAAGCGAAGTACATCAACAAGAATGGTTACGTCCGTTATTGGGATGAGGAAGCCTGTGCACCGTTTCTCTTTAATGGGTCGAGCCTAATATCTTATGATGATGAAGAATCGATTCAGTGCAAATGCGATTACGTGAAGGATCAGGGCCTGGCCGGCATTATGTTCTGGGAATACGGTTGTGATCCGACCCATCGTCTGCTGGGTGCAATACATCAAGGGCTTTAA
- a CDS encoding helix-turn-helix domain-containing protein: MKWNHFKSKLLLKYTLSYISIFLIPLVILTIIIYHNAVDTLRSEIEQTNVNQLTQAKTVIDDRMKELQDIAFRIAYDEQLTRYWTHHPYYSRESIAALVKYKATSSIIDELFLFFRGDDSIYSSQGSENLDVFTGRYKFNTWNKTDMIRDLNNVQFPTIRPAEQVVQGTKVPNSMLAYLVPIAPNNTPAHGTVMYLIHESNLTGLIDSILSDYHGMTYIFDNYGQVLAANYKGETITEQEVKALFELEPGTHSLSLNQEPHSVVSVKSDAGWTYVTAMPSNQFFSRIVHIRTFVVLVFSFMVVMGTFLAILLARRQYHPISDLMEFIRLKNNPEPSTTSNELEWIKKTLHDYSQRVDLQEPYARNHILLMLLKHGHTGELPSEFTDNLGIRFNRSHYFVMTLGLEMHDLPRGDYPEQRTVMQLINDMELPELSAYAYGVELPQPDQVALIVGFDAEVGHESSLNARMESIVESLQLMVAEHVGLAPAIGIGNSYSSPLQLNQSYIEASTALEASMLHGQGSTTFFNALSGSGAQDSSFWVPKDVLLKLVQSLKQGSYDVAVQMVSTALNTLKSEMPSVPLLRCICFDILNTMLKTASELGIHHVVNQLPRITSYDSLEDLEKKLTGLAAEICAHVEAKSETEESSLMDEIVAYIDANYSDYDLSLGTISSKFTISSSYFSRSFKEKIGMNFTQYIWQKRMDEVIRLLLHTTDPLKDIITRVGYLDTPNFIRKFKKETGYTPGQYRKMHRPNDSSDSPEDDDEECLG; encoded by the coding sequence ATGAAATGGAATCACTTCAAGTCCAAGCTTCTGCTTAAGTACACACTATCCTATATCTCCATTTTCCTTATACCTCTTGTTATTTTAACTATTATTATTTATCACAATGCTGTGGACACGCTCCGTTCAGAGATTGAACAGACCAATGTCAATCAGTTGACCCAAGCAAAAACGGTCATTGATGACCGCATGAAGGAATTACAGGACATCGCATTTCGTATCGCCTATGATGAGCAGCTAACCCGTTATTGGACTCACCATCCCTACTATAGCCGGGAATCAATTGCTGCCTTGGTCAAATACAAAGCCACCAGTTCCATTATCGATGAGCTATTCCTGTTCTTCCGCGGAGATGATAGCATCTACTCGTCTCAGGGCTCTGAGAACCTAGATGTATTCACGGGCCGCTACAAATTTAATACATGGAACAAAACGGACATGATCCGGGATTTGAATAACGTTCAGTTCCCCACGATACGACCAGCCGAACAAGTCGTTCAAGGAACCAAAGTACCCAATTCCATGCTGGCCTACCTTGTACCGATTGCACCTAACAATACGCCCGCCCACGGGACTGTCATGTACCTGATTCACGAGTCCAATCTGACGGGATTGATTGATTCCATTCTCAGCGACTACCATGGTATGACTTATATTTTCGATAATTATGGGCAGGTGTTGGCCGCCAATTATAAGGGGGAGACCATTACCGAACAGGAAGTCAAAGCTCTGTTTGAACTTGAGCCGGGAACACACAGCCTCTCCTTAAATCAAGAACCACATTCGGTTGTATCCGTCAAATCAGACGCGGGCTGGACTTATGTAACCGCTATGCCAAGCAATCAATTTTTTAGCCGAATTGTCCATATTCGTACCTTTGTTGTTCTTGTTTTCTCCTTCATGGTGGTGATGGGCACCTTCCTCGCCATTTTGTTGGCCCGAAGACAATACCATCCGATTTCAGACTTGATGGAGTTCATTCGTTTAAAAAATAATCCTGAACCTTCCACAACCAGCAACGAGTTGGAATGGATCAAGAAAACGCTGCATGATTACAGCCAGCGCGTGGACCTTCAGGAGCCCTACGCTCGTAATCATATTCTGCTTATGTTACTGAAGCATGGTCATACCGGAGAGCTCCCTTCTGAGTTTACGGATAATCTCGGCATACGCTTTAACCGATCCCATTATTTTGTTATGACCTTGGGATTGGAAATGCACGATCTTCCCCGCGGAGATTATCCCGAACAGCGTACTGTTATGCAGCTGATCAACGATATGGAACTGCCGGAGTTGTCTGCTTATGCTTACGGCGTGGAGCTTCCACAGCCAGACCAAGTGGCCCTCATCGTCGGATTTGATGCCGAGGTCGGGCATGAATCCAGCTTGAATGCTCGTATGGAGTCTATTGTTGAATCACTACAATTGATGGTGGCAGAACACGTCGGACTCGCTCCCGCGATCGGGATCGGTAACAGCTATAGTTCTCCATTGCAGCTGAACCAATCCTACATCGAGGCATCAACCGCGCTGGAAGCATCCATGCTGCACGGACAGGGCAGCACTACCTTCTTTAACGCCCTTTCCGGTTCCGGTGCACAGGATTCTTCCTTCTGGGTACCTAAGGATGTGCTGCTGAAGCTGGTTCAAAGCTTAAAACAGGGCAGTTACGATGTGGCAGTTCAGATGGTATCAACTGCGTTGAATACCCTGAAATCCGAAATGCCGTCTGTACCATTGCTGCGCTGCATCTGCTTCGATATTCTGAATACGATGCTCAAAACGGCCTCGGAACTTGGCATTCATCACGTGGTTAATCAACTTCCAAGGATCACTTCCTACGACTCGTTAGAGGATTTGGAGAAAAAATTGACAGGACTTGCCGCCGAAATCTGCGCTCATGTCGAGGCGAAGAGCGAGACGGAAGAAAGCTCCCTTATGGATGAAATCGTTGCTTATATTGATGCCAATTACTCCGATTATGACCTCAGCCTGGGTACGATTTCATCGAAATTCACGATCTCTTCATCGTATTTCAGCCGTTCCTTCAAAGAGAAGATCGGCATGAACTTTACCCAATATATCTGGCAGAAACGGATGGATGAGGTTATCCGACTGCTGCTGCATACGACCGACCCGTTAAAAGATATTATCACTCGCGTCGGTTATCTGGACACACCGAACTTCATCCGTAAATTCAAGAAAGAGACGGGTTATACCCCAGGGCAGTACCGCAAAATGCACCGTCCCAATGACTCCTCCGATTCCCCGGAAGATGACGACGAAGAATGTCTTGGATAA
- a CDS encoding winged helix-turn-helix transcriptional regulator, protein MRETCVPTGVALKDTGFGYTLSLVNGKYKMVILYWLSENKVMRHNELKRSIGTISHKTLSVMLKELEEHDLILRKEYPQIPPKVEYSLSERGQSIMPLLDMMCDWGEANMVSAPGLMQG, encoded by the coding sequence ATGAGAGAAACCTGTGTTCCAACTGGCGTAGCTCTAAAAGATACCGGCTTTGGATATACGCTGTCCTTGGTAAACGGTAAATATAAAATGGTTATTCTGTATTGGCTGTCTGAAAACAAGGTGATGCGACATAATGAATTGAAGCGAAGCATTGGTACCATTTCTCACAAAACATTGAGCGTCATGCTTAAGGAGCTGGAGGAACATGATCTGATTCTACGCAAAGAATATCCCCAAATTCCACCCAAAGTTGAATATTCATTGTCGGAACGAGGACAATCAATAATGCCACTGTTAGATATGATGTGTGATTGGGGAGAAGCCAATATGGTGTCTGCCCCGGGGTTAATGCAAGGCTAA
- a CDS encoding NAD(P)H-dependent oxidoreductase, with the protein MKTLVIVAHPNLETSVINKRWIEELQQYPEKYTIHELYKVYPDGRIDVQQEQQLIEAHDHLVLQFPFYWFSSPPLLKQWLDEVFTYGWAYGSKGDKLQQRKVALAVSAGIKEADYTEEGKYRYTLEQLLTPFETTFYYCDADYRPFFAFYGAEHEPAANELEQSAQNYLRFMDNL; encoded by the coding sequence TTGAAAACACTTGTCATCGTAGCACATCCCAACCTGGAAACGTCGGTCATTAACAAACGATGGATAGAAGAACTCCAACAATATCCGGAAAAATATACGATACATGAACTATATAAAGTTTACCCTGATGGACGTATTGATGTGCAGCAAGAACAGCAGCTTATTGAAGCTCATGACCATCTGGTCCTGCAATTTCCGTTCTATTGGTTCAGCAGCCCACCCCTTCTTAAACAATGGCTGGATGAAGTTTTTACTTATGGCTGGGCTTACGGCTCCAAGGGCGACAAATTGCAGCAACGCAAAGTCGCCTTGGCCGTATCTGCCGGAATTAAAGAGGCGGATTACACGGAAGAGGGCAAATATCGCTATACCCTTGAACAACTGCTAACTCCTTTTGAGACGACCTTCTATTACTGCGATGCCGATTATCGACCATTCTTTGCCTTCTATGGTGCAGAACACGAGCCTGCGGCAAATGAATTGGAACAAAGCGCACAAAACTATTTACGTTTCATGGATAACCTATAA
- a CDS encoding ArsR/SmtB family transcription factor translates to MIYIKDLMSGVNIFKALSSEIRIQIIELLAKNQSLNLNDLATKLGLSNGAITMHIKKLEESGLIEINTAVGKHGIQKICYLNEEKLMVDLRSQEIFNRYEVEIQVGHYSDYQAAPTCGLATRDSIVGEFDDPRYFADPLRIDAEMIWLAEGYLEYRIPNYLKPNQTFSEIQLSMELGSEAPGFCDNYPSDIYFYVNGIEIGCWTSPGDFGNTRGTFNPDWWPPHLNQYGMLKLIRITQEGSYIDGCRISDVTLDQIGLDYKSDIHFRIAVTDGPVNKRGLTIFGKNFGNYGQNLLARVLYNVQEE, encoded by the coding sequence ATGATTTATATTAAAGATCTGATGTCTGGCGTTAATATTTTCAAGGCACTCAGTTCGGAAATCCGAATCCAGATTATTGAATTGCTTGCCAAGAACCAGAGTCTTAACCTCAATGATCTCGCAACCAAACTGGGGCTCAGCAATGGCGCCATTACAATGCATATTAAGAAATTGGAAGAAAGCGGCCTGATTGAGATCAATACTGCGGTTGGCAAACATGGGATCCAGAAGATTTGTTATCTCAATGAGGAAAAACTAATGGTAGACCTGCGTTCACAGGAGATTTTTAACCGATACGAGGTTGAAATTCAGGTAGGTCATTATAGCGATTATCAGGCAGCTCCTACATGTGGTCTCGCCACCCGAGACAGCATCGTCGGTGAGTTCGATGATCCGCGTTACTTTGCTGATCCGCTCCGTATTGATGCGGAGATGATTTGGCTGGCCGAAGGTTATCTGGAATATCGCATTCCCAACTACCTTAAGCCTAACCAGACGTTCAGCGAAATCCAGTTGTCCATGGAATTGGGTTCAGAAGCACCAGGTTTTTGCGATAACTACCCTTCGGATATTTATTTCTACGTCAACGGCATCGAGATTGGCTGTTGGACGAGTCCAGGAGATTTTGGCAATACCCGAGGTACGTTCAATCCAGACTGGTGGCCACCACATCTGAATCAATACGGGATGCTGAAGCTGATCCGCATCACCCAAGAGGGCAGCTATATTGATGGATGCCGCATCTCCGATGTTACTCTGGACCAGATTGGCCTGGATTACAAAAGCGATATCCACTTTCGAATCGCTGTAACGGACGGACCAGTGAACAAACGGGGATTGACGATCTTCGGTAAAAATTTCGGCAATTACGGCCAGAACCTGCTTGCGCGTGTACTCTATAATGTGCAAGAGGAATAG
- a CDS encoding glycoside hydrolase family 43 protein: MTGFRKKRWALPALLVLVLLLAGQSRAFAAFWNLTGDIAVHDPSIIKEGSSWYTFSTGAGIQVLKSDNGSSWYRVPQIFLSKPSWWASAVPGQSGLDVWAPDVEQYNGKVWLYYSISTFGSNRSAIGLASATSIGAGQWKDEGLVLQTTTANDYNAIDPNLVIDASGNPWLAFGSFWSGLKIVKLDKTTMKPTGSISSIAARPNNGGAIEAPSIVYRNGYYYLFASIDSCCQGVNSTYKMVYGRSTSITGPYVDKNGVNMLNGGGTILDSGNAKWKGPGGQDVYNGNVIARHAYDADDNGNPKLLINDLLWDSSGWPTY, translated from the coding sequence ATGACAGGATTCAGGAAGAAACGTTGGGCATTACCTGCACTGCTTGTACTTGTTTTGCTATTGGCGGGCCAGTCCAGGGCATTCGCGGCATTTTGGAATCTGACCGGAGATATTGCCGTCCACGATCCATCCATCATCAAAGAAGGCAGCTCATGGTATACCTTTTCAACCGGTGCTGGCATTCAGGTACTGAAATCGGATAACGGGTCCTCATGGTACCGCGTTCCGCAGATTTTTCTGAGCAAGCCATCCTGGTGGGCCTCTGCCGTTCCGGGACAGAGTGGTCTGGATGTATGGGCACCTGACGTTGAGCAGTATAACGGAAAAGTGTGGCTTTATTACTCTATCTCTACCTTTGGCTCCAACAGATCGGCGATCGGGCTTGCGTCTGCAACCAGCATTGGAGCAGGCCAGTGGAAGGATGAGGGGTTAGTGCTTCAAACCACAACCGCCAACGATTATAACGCTATTGATCCGAATCTGGTCATCGATGCTTCAGGCAACCCGTGGCTCGCTTTCGGTTCTTTCTGGAGCGGTCTGAAGATTGTGAAGCTCGACAAAACCACGATGAAACCGACTGGAAGCATCTCCTCCATTGCGGCGCGTCCGAATAATGGCGGGGCCATCGAAGCACCAAGTATTGTATACCGTAATGGTTATTATTACTTGTTTGCCTCGATTGATTCCTGCTGCCAGGGCGTGAATAGCACGTACAAAATGGTCTATGGACGTTCAACGAGTATTACAGGTCCGTATGTGGACAAAAACGGTGTGAACATGTTGAATGGCGGCGGAACCATATTGGATTCGGGGAATGCCAAGTGGAAAGGACCGGGTGGTCAGGATGTGTATAACGGTAATGTGATTGCGCGCCACGCTTACGATGCTGACGATAACGGCAATCCGAAATTACTAATCAACGACTTGCTGTGGGATTCCAGCGGATGGCCAACGTACTAA
- a CDS encoding ABC transporter substrate-binding protein, with protein MVKKKSLVTLMLLMLVSALVFAGCGGSSGSSGDKELTFMFRGGTDEQKAYQAVVKKFEEEHPGVKVKIIVTAADQYATKLRAAITGNSLPDVFYFNPGDIKAYVNSNVLMNLTPYVENNADVDLNNIWKYGLDLYRYDGKMAGQGDIYGMPKDLGPFALGYNKTLFEKEGIPFPDKDKPYTWEEFIKVNQQATKDTNGDGKPDVFGTGFNVQWALQSFVWSNGADWLDDSKTKVTIDDPKFAEALQFFADMQNKYKITPSIEEAQTLDTYQRWMKGEMAFFPVGPWDMSTFEKLPFEYDLLPFPAGSTGKSATWIGSLGIGVSAKTKHPEEAAELVNYLTASKEGMQQLVDAKVQIPNLLDMADEWAKDTSTKPANKQEFIDIVEDYGRSLPGNYTYNAEWYDLFFTDIQPVLDGKITAADYVKQQQPKMQKLLDKAVEQEKKSQK; from the coding sequence ATGGTAAAGAAAAAGAGTTTAGTCACACTTATGCTTCTAATGCTGGTAAGTGCACTCGTGTTTGCGGGTTGCGGAGGAAGCAGCGGTTCAAGCGGGGACAAGGAATTGACATTTATGTTCCGGGGCGGCACGGATGAACAGAAGGCATATCAAGCCGTTGTTAAGAAATTCGAAGAAGAGCATCCAGGTGTCAAAGTTAAAATTATCGTTACAGCTGCGGATCAATACGCAACCAAATTGAGAGCTGCCATTACAGGCAACAGTTTGCCGGACGTGTTCTATTTTAACCCTGGCGATATTAAAGCCTATGTGAACAGCAATGTGTTGATGAATCTGACACCTTACGTTGAAAATAATGCGGATGTAGATCTGAATAACATCTGGAAATATGGTTTGGACTTGTATCGCTATGATGGCAAAATGGCAGGTCAGGGCGATATCTACGGAATGCCGAAAGATCTGGGTCCGTTTGCACTCGGTTATAACAAGACATTATTTGAAAAAGAGGGCATCCCATTCCCTGATAAGGACAAGCCTTACACATGGGAAGAATTCATCAAGGTCAACCAACAAGCGACTAAGGATACGAATGGAGACGGTAAACCGGACGTATTTGGTACAGGCTTCAACGTACAATGGGCGCTTCAGTCCTTCGTATGGAGCAATGGTGCAGACTGGTTGGATGATAGCAAAACAAAGGTAACCATTGATGATCCGAAATTCGCGGAAGCACTGCAATTCTTTGCGGACATGCAAAATAAATACAAAATCACGCCTTCTATTGAGGAAGCGCAAACATTGGATACGTACCAACGCTGGATGAAAGGAGAAATGGCTTTCTTCCCAGTAGGTCCGTGGGATATGAGTACATTCGAGAAACTGCCTTTCGAATATGATTTGCTGCCTTTCCCTGCGGGCTCTACGGGTAAATCCGCAACGTGGATCGGTTCACTGGGTATCGGTGTATCGGCCAAAACGAAACATCCAGAAGAAGCCGCAGAGTTGGTGAATTATCTCACAGCTTCCAAAGAAGGCATGCAGCAGTTGGTTGATGCCAAAGTGCAAATTCCGAATCTTCTCGACATGGCTGACGAATGGGCCAAAGATACTTCAACGAAACCAGCCAATAAACAGGAATTCATTGATATCGTAGAAGATTATGGCCGTTCTCTTCCAGGGAACTACACGTACAATGCGGAATGGTATGACCTGTTCTTCACCGACATTCAGCCGGTATTAGATGGCAAAATTACAGCCGCAGATTATGTGAAACAGCAGCAGCCGAAAATGCAAAAGCTGTTAGACAAAGCAGTAGAACAAGAGAAGAAATCTCAGAAATAA